The sequence below is a genomic window from Bosea sp. F3-2.
CCTATCGCTCGAGGGAGAACGTGCCAGCCCTGATTCAGGCGGTGTGCGCCGCGGTATCCAAGCCCGTCTATGTCGCCGGGTCCATCGACACGCCGGAACGGATCGCCGCCCTGAAGCAGGCCGGAGCCGCCGGCTTCACGATCGGCACGGCCGCGCTCGACGGGAAATACCCGGCCGATGGCAAGGACGTGCCCCACCAGCTCGCCACGATCATTCGCGACGTCGCGACGCTCAACAGGCACATTTCGCCGTTCCACAAGGAGAACCTGACGTTTGCGTTCGGCCGGTTTTCCGACACCTGGCCGCCCCATATTGCCGCGCGCGTCAACAACATGCAGATCAAGCTCGCCAGGTTCGAAGGCGAAGCGGCCTGGCATTTCCAGAAGCACGAGGACGAGGTCTTCTTCGTGCACAAGGGCCGGCTGCTGATGAGGTTCCGTGACCGCGACGAGCTCATCGAGGAGGGCGAGTTCATCGTCGTACCGCATGGCGTCGAACGTTGCCCCGCCGCCCCGGAGGGCGCTTGCGAGGTGGTGCTGCTCGAGCTGGGTACGACAGCAGGCGCCGGCATCGTGGAGGACGGTCTGACCAACGCCGGGTTCTTCCACACCTGACCGCCGTGCTGGCATGCGCCAAGGGCCGGCCCCAACGATGGTGACTCCTGTCGCTGAACGGGAATGTCCTCTCGCTTGGCAACAGCGGAAATTGGCTCACTCGGAATGAGAGTCGGCTTTGGGTCGAGGCTGTCGTCTAATCGCAGCTCGAAGATCAAGCCTTTTTTGCGGACTGGGATGTCGCTTGCCGGGAGCACGGTCGTCTTCGCGGTCGACATGAAGTCGCCGCATGATGGGGCTTCGCGCGAACCTTCCAATGTGTGGAGCGCAGGCGGCGAGCATGGCTCGACACTGCAACAGCCTCGGCGGAATGGTTCGGCCTACGTCCCGGCCGGGACGTCTCAGAGCGCCTTCAGGATTGGCGCAAACGAGCCTGGACGCGTCAGGCGGCGGTTCGGTTGAATGGCTCGCCGGACTTCAACATGGCGTGCATGATCACGGCCAGCTTGCGCGCGACTGCGACGGCCGCGCGCTTGAAGCCCAGCTTTTCACGCAGCTTCAAGCCCCAGCTACGTAGGGCGCTATCAGCCTGCGCCCGCGTCAGGATGACGGTTGCGGCCTCGTAGAGCAGGCCTCGGATATGGGCATCGCCGCGCCTCGAGATGTGGCCGTCATAATCGACCTCTCCGGATTGGTAGCGCCGGGTCGTCAGGCCAAGCCATGCTCCCACGGAGCGGGATTTGGAGAAGTTGGCCGGATCTTCGATGGCGGTGGCGAAGGAGGTTGCCGTGACCGCGCCCACCCCGGGGATCGACATGAGAAGCTGACAGGCCTGGCTTTGTCGTGCGGCGCTCAGGAGCTGGCGCCCGAGCTCGGCTGCCCGCAGGCGTAGGCCGCGCCACGCTTCCAGAATCGGGAGGATGACGCGCGCAAGCTCCTCCTTGCCGGCGAGCAGCCGCCGAACATGCTCCTCGAACTTGCCGCCCTTGCTTGATGGGACCAGCAGCCCGAATGTCTTCATCAGACCACGGATCTGGTTTGAGAGCTCGGTGCTGATCCGGACCAGCTTGGTGCGCGCTGCGACCAAGGTCCGCATCAGCATGCTGTCATAGCCCTTCACCCGGACCTCGCGAAAGAAGCCGACCTCGGCCAGATGCGCCAGGCCGTCGGCATCGTTCGCATCTGTTTTGTTTGGAGCCATGTCGAGCGCCGCCTTGGCATGCCGCGCGTCGATGCAGATCGCCGGAAGGCCTTCTGCCGTCAGCGCATGGTAAAACCACACCGACAACGGACCGGTCTCGAATACGACCCGCTCAACTTCGGGCGCCCGCTGACGGATCACCTCAGCGAGAAGTCTCGGATCCGACGGGCACTTGCCGCGCCAAATCCGCTTGCCTGCCCGCCGCACGGATACTGCCGTCTCTTTCAACGATACGTCGAGACCGATATACTCGCCCATGGTTGTTCTCCATTCGATGCTTGGGCCCGGCCGCAAGTCGAGAGCCCGTTCGTTCATCTTATCGGGGAACAACCACCCATTCGAACGGCCAGTAGAGGCCCGGAGGCGCCGCGCTCCCGCGATTACCCCATGTGTGAAAACCCTCCAGATCGGCTAGAATCCTGACATCGCAGTCGGGAGGTGGATTTGAGCGGCTTCATCGAGGGTTGCGACCGCCGGCAGCCGACGCTGCTCCCCGATTGCCTGGACGACTACGTGGCCGAGGAAAACCCGGTGCGGGTGGTCGACGTCTTCGTCGATGACCTGGACCTGGGCGCTCTGGGCTTTGATGGCGTGACGCCGGCAGCGACGGGACGCCCCGCCTACCACCCGGCGACGCTGCTCAAGCTCTACGTCTACGGCTACCTGAACAGGGTGCAGTCCAGCCGCCGGCTGGAGCGCGAGGCTGGGCGCAATGTCGAGTTGATGTGGCTGACGGGGAGGCTTGCGCCCGACCACAAGACGATCGCCGACTTCCGGAAGGACAATGGCTCGGCGATCCAGGCCGCCTGTGCGCAGTTCGTGGTGCTGTGTCGTCAGATCGGCCTGTTCGGGAGCGCCCTGGTCGCGATCGACGGCAGCAAGTTCAAGGCGGTGAACAGCCGCGACAAGAACTTCACGACCCACAAGCTCCAGAAGCGTCTGGAGCAAGTCGCCGAGCACATCGCCGGCTACCTGCGCGACCTCGACACGGCCGACCGCCAGGAAGGCGAGGCCGCCACTGCGCGTTCGGAACGGCTGAAGGAGAAGGTCGAACGGTTGCGCGAGCAGATGAAGATGCTTCAGGCGATGGCGGGACGGGTCGAAGCCGCGCCGGACGGCCAGGTCTCGCTGACCGATCCGGACGCTCGCTCGATGGCCACCAGCGGGCGCGGCAGCGGGATCGTCGGCTACAATCTCCAGTCTGCGGTGGAGGCCGAGCATCACCTGATCGTTGCCCACGACGTGGTGATGACCGGCAGCGACCGCGAACAGCTCGCGGCCATGGCCGCCAAGGCCAAGGCCGCCATGGGCGTGGCAAAGCTCGATGCGCCGGCCGACCGCGGCTACTTCTCCGGTGAGGAGATCCGTTCCTGCGACGCCCTGGGCGTGACGCCGTATCTGCCCAAGCCGCTGATCTCGGGCGCCAAGACCGACGGCCGGTTCGGCAAGCAGGACTTCGTCTACCTGCCCGGGCAGGACGTCTATCGCTGCCCCTCCGGCGCGCTGCTGCCGCGCCATATGACCACGGTCGAGCGAGGCATGGTGCTTCACCGCTACTGGGATCGTGCCAGTTGCCAGGCCTGCGCCCTCAAGGATCGGTGCACCCCCAGCATCGAGCGGCGCGTGACCCGCTGGGAGCATGAGGCGCTCATCGACGCCCTTCAGCGGCGGATGGACCTGACGCCCGGCACCATGCGCCTGCGAAGACGGCTCGTCGAGCATCCCTTCGGCACGATCAAGGCCTGGATGGGATCGACGCACTTCCTGACAAAGCGCCTGCCCAACGTCAGAACCGAGATCGGCCTCCACGTCCTGGCCTATAACCCCAAGCGCGTCATTGCCATCATCGGCGCCAAGCCGCTGATGGAAGCGATCCGAGCCTGAAGCTGGATCTCTTCGCAGGATCATCGCGCCGGTTCATAAACGGCAGGCACTGCGTTTCCACACATGGGGTAATCGCGGGAGCGCGGCGCCTCCGGGCCTCTACTGGCCGTTCGAATGGGTGGTTGTTCCCCGATAAGATGAACGAACGGGCTCTCGACTTGCGGCCGGGCCCAAGCATCGAATGGAGAACAACCATGGGCGAGTATATCGGTCTCGACGTATCGTTGAAAGAGACGGCAGTATCCGTGCGGCGGGCAGGCAAGCGGATTTGGCGCGGCAAGTGCCCGTCGGATCCGAGACTTCTCGCTGAGGTGATCCGTCAGCGGGCGCCCGAAGTTGAGCGGGTCGTATTCGAGACCGGTCCGTTGTCGGTGTGGTTTTACCATGCGCTGACGGCAGAAGGCCTTCCGGCGATCTGCATCGACGCGCGGCATGCCAAGGCGGCGCTCGACATGGCTCCAAACAAAACAGATGCGAACGATGCCGACGGCCTGGCGCATCTGGCCGAGGTCGGCTTCTTTCGCGAGGTCCGGGTGAAGGGCTATGACAGCATGCTGATGCGGACCTTGGTCGCAGCGCGCACCAAGCTGGTCCGGATCAGCACCGAGCTCTCAAACCAGATCCGTGGTCTGATGAAGACATTCGGGCTGCTGGTCCCATCAAGCAAGGGCGGCAAGTTCGAGGAGCATGTTCGGCGGCTGCTCGCCGGCAAGGAGGAGCTTGCGCGCGTCATCCTCCCGATTCTGGAAGCGTGGCGCGGCCTACGCCTGCGGGCAGCCGAGCTCGGGCGCCAGCTCCTGAGCGCCGCACGACAAAGCCAGGCCTGTCAGCTTCTCATGTCGATCCCCGGGGTGGGCGCGGTCACGGCAACCTCCTTCGCCACCGCCATCGAAGATCCGGCCAACTTCTCCAAATCCCGCTCCGTGGGAGCATGGCTTGGCCTGACGACCCGGCGCTACCAATCCGGAGAGGTCGATTATGACGGCCACATCTCGAGGCGCGGCGATGCCCATATCCGAGGCCTGCTCTACGAGGCCGCAACCGTCATCCTGACGCGGGCGCAGGCTGATAGCGCCCTACGTAGCTGGGGCTTGAAGCTGCGTGAAAAGCTGGGCTTCAAGCGCGCGGCCGTCGCAGTCGCGCGCAAGCTGGCCGTGATCATGCACGCCATGTTGAAGTCCGGCGAGCCATTCAACCGAACCGCCGCCTGACGCGTCCAGGCTCGTTTGCGCCAATCCTGAAGGCGCTCTGAGACGTCCCGGCCGGGACGTAGGCCGAACCATTCCGCCGAGGCTGTTGCAGTGTCGAGCCATGCTCGCCGCCTGCGCTCCACACATTGGAAGGTTCGCCCCGCGAAGCCCCATCATGCGGCGACTTCATGTCGACCGCGAAGACGACCGTGCTCCCGGCAAGCGACATCCCAGTCCGCAAAAAAGGCTTGATCTTCGAGCTGCGATTAGACGACAGCCTCGGTCGTTTCCGGTTTTTACCTAGCCGGGCGGATTAGGTCCGCTTTTGGACGTTGCGATCCCGCGTGGCCTCCGGAACGAGGGGGCGCTGTGAGCGCCCAGCGGTTCGCCAGCGGGGAGCCGCGCTCACGACAGCTTTCTTGCGTGCAGCTCATCTCGCAAGGCGTCCAACGCCACCGAATGATGCTCGGGCCGCCAAACCAGGTGGGTATTGACCTGCGCAATGGTCCGTGGCAGCGGCAGCGCCTGGACTTGGCTTTCCGCATGCACCGCCTGCAGCACCGAGCGCGGCATGATGGCGATGCCTGAGCCGGCCGCCACGCAAGCCACGATTGCGTGGTCGGAGGTCAGTTCCAGCACGCGCTCGGGCATCACCTTCGACACGTGGTGAGCGGCATCGTCTTCGTGCTGAAGAGCGGATTGTGCTAACGCGACGCGCCTGCGGCCTACGGTCCGCACTGACCCTAAAGGCTCGCGCGCGCGGCAGCGAGCACGCGCTCGATCCAAAGCACCACATCAAAATCCATGACCTCATCCGGTCTGGTTCGCAGGACCTGCCGGCGCTCTTCTCGCGGAAGTCGAACGGA
It includes:
- a CDS encoding IS1182 family transposase, which encodes MSGFIEGCDRRQPTLLPDCLDDYVAEENPVRVVDVFVDDLDLGALGFDGVTPAATGRPAYHPATLLKLYVYGYLNRVQSSRRLEREAGRNVELMWLTGRLAPDHKTIADFRKDNGSAIQAACAQFVVLCRQIGLFGSALVAIDGSKFKAVNSRDKNFTTHKLQKRLEQVAEHIAGYLRDLDTADRQEGEAATARSERLKEKVERLREQMKMLQAMAGRVEAAPDGQVSLTDPDARSMATSGRGSGIVGYNLQSAVEAEHHLIVAHDVVMTGSDREQLAAMAAKAKAAMGVAKLDAPADRGYFSGEEIRSCDALGVTPYLPKPLISGAKTDGRFGKQDFVYLPGQDVYRCPSGALLPRHMTTVERGMVLHRYWDRASCQACALKDRCTPSIERRVTRWEHEALIDALQRRMDLTPGTMRLRRRLVEHPFGTIKAWMGSTHFLTKRLPNVRTEIGLHVLAYNPKRVIAIIGAKPLMEAIRA
- a CDS encoding cupin domain-containing protein; its protein translation is MGLRFIFMLTRNDRTVEDASEQLQTALHLGVRHIGFKDIGLPLDQLKALNRAIREGGATSYLEVVSLDRDSEIESARAAVEIGIDVLLGGTRVDDVLPIIAGTTIQYCPFPGRISGHPSVLEGSIDEVVASARTLAARDGVHGLDLLAYRSRENVPALIQAVCAAVSKPVYVAGSIDTPERIAALKQAGAAGFTIGTAALDGKYPADGKDVPHQLATIIRDVATLNRHISPFHKENLTFAFGRFSDTWPPHIAARVNNMQIKLARFEGEAAWHFQKHEDEVFFVHKGRLLMRFRDRDELIEEGEFIVVPHGVERCPAAPEGACEVVLLELGTTAGAGIVEDGLTNAGFFHT
- a CDS encoding IS110 family transposase; its protein translation is MGEYIGLDVSLKETAVSVRRAGKRIWRGKCPSDPRLLAEVIRQRAPEVERVVFETGPLSVWFYHALTAEGLPAICIDARHAKAALDMAPNKTDANDADGLAHLAEVGFFREVRVKGYDSMLMRTLVAARTKLVRISTELSNQIRGLMKTFGLLVPSSKGGKFEEHVRRLLAGKEELARVILPILEAWRGLRLRAAELGRQLLSAARQSQACQLLMSIPGVGAVTATSFATAIEDPANFSKSRSVGAWLGLTTRRYQSGEVDYDGHISRRGDAHIRGLLYEAATVILTRAQADSALRSWGLKLREKLGFKRAAVAVARKLAVIMHAMLKSGEPFNRTAA
- a CDS encoding LysR substrate-binding domain-containing protein, whose translation is MRTVGRRRVALAQSALQHEDDAAHHVSKVMPERVLELTSDHAIVACVAAGSGIAIMPRSVLQAVHAESQVQALPLPRTIAQVNTHLVWRPEHHSVALDALRDELHARKLS